A window of Aquitalea denitrificans contains these coding sequences:
- a CDS encoding integration host factor subunit alpha: MTLTKAELADLLFDQVGLNKREAKDMVETFFEEIRIALEAGDSVKLSGFGNFQLRDKPQRPGRNPKTGEEIPITARRVVTFHASQKLKGMVEQYHANKQG, encoded by the coding sequence ATGACTTTGACCAAGGCTGAGTTGGCCGACCTGTTGTTTGACCAGGTAGGTCTGAACAAGCGTGAAGCCAAGGACATGGTTGAAACGTTTTTTGAGGAAATCCGTATCGCGCTGGAAGCAGGTGATTCGGTAAAGCTGTCCGGATTTGGTAATTTCCAGCTGCGCGACAAGCCGCAACGTCCGGGCCGCAATCCCAAGACCGGGGAAGAAATTCCCATCACGGCACGCCGCGTGGTGACCTTCCACGCCAGTCAGAAACTCAAAGGAATGGTTGAGCAATACCATGCTAACAAGCAAGGCTGA
- a CDS encoding MerR family transcriptional regulator, translated as MLTSKADLPAIPSKRYFTISEVSELTGVKPHVLRYWEQEFSQLRLVKRRGNRRYYQHHEVLLVRRIRGLLYDDGFTIQGARQRLGAGGEMERPITAQEVRSELEAILNWLDSGVGK; from the coding sequence ATGCTAACAAGCAAGGCTGATCTGCCGGCAATCCCGTCCAAGCGCTATTTCACCATCAGCGAAGTAAGCGAGCTGACCGGGGTGAAGCCGCATGTGCTGCGTTACTGGGAGCAGGAATTCTCCCAGTTGCGCCTGGTCAAGCGCCGTGGCAATCGTCGTTACTACCAGCACCACGAAGTGCTGCTGGTGCGTCGTATTCGCGGTCTGCTGTACGACGATGGCTTTACCATTCAGGGCGCGCGCCAACGGCTGGGTGCCGGTGGTGAAATGGAACGGCCGATTACTGCTCAGGAAGTACGCTCCGAACTGGAAGCAATTTTGAATTGGCTGGATTCAGGTGTTGGCAAATAG
- a CDS encoding helix-turn-helix domain-containing protein — MTQNDKRFSEPLPRDVRSLLVGLGQRVRTARVRRGFSTENFARECGIGRRSLYRIEMGDSGVALGTFLAVLWKLGLLDTVQGVANPDDDEHGKILEAARRPQRVRNLVAQDNDF, encoded by the coding sequence ATGACTCAAAATGACAAGCGATTTTCTGAACCGCTTCCGAGAGATGTACGCTCTCTCCTAGTGGGTCTCGGCCAGCGGGTACGGACCGCACGTGTGCGACGAGGCTTCAGTACAGAGAATTTCGCACGGGAGTGTGGCATTGGTCGGCGCTCGCTTTACCGCATCGAGATGGGGGACTCAGGTGTAGCACTGGGGACATTCCTGGCGGTACTCTGGAAGCTCGGCTTGTTGGATACTGTACAGGGTGTAGCTAACCCCGATGACGACGAGCACGGCAAAATTCTTGAGGCGGCACGTCGGCCGCAACGTGTGCGCAATCTAGTTGCTCAAGACAATGATTTCTGA
- a CDS encoding type II toxin-antitoxin system HipA family toxin — protein sequence MAQANRLEYEVHLDAAELGVSQKVGTLYRHEVRTDIPAAFEYDKEWLKHGQAFALDPRLELWRGEQHPPADAPGFGVFMDSAPDRWGRVLMERREAAAAAREGRTMRTFHEIDFLLGVYDHTRMGGLRFCKPGGPFLDNSDKAAPPVTDLKELAYISKRVEEPGVEKLPEYERWLAMLIAPGTSLGGARPKANFTDDNKRLWIAKFPAKDDRYNVGGWEYLTHVLACKAGITVPEARLEYLSEQYATFCSARFDRIGNGRRMYASAMTLLERQDGEAGASYLDLAEFISDHGAQGHIDEDLAQLFRRVLFNILVGNRDDHLRNHGFIRELSGWRLSPAFDLNPNTTKLTHALAIDSKNAEPDIRVAMAQAELYRLDEKTANSILDEVRNAIANWRAEAKKLQLASVEVQRMDSVIQA from the coding sequence ATGGCCCAAGCAAACCGACTTGAATATGAAGTCCACCTGGACGCGGCGGAGCTGGGGGTGAGCCAGAAGGTGGGCACGCTCTACCGCCATGAAGTCCGCACCGACATCCCTGCAGCGTTTGAATACGACAAGGAGTGGCTCAAGCACGGTCAGGCATTTGCATTAGACCCACGGCTAGAGCTCTGGCGCGGCGAGCAGCATCCTCCAGCCGATGCCCCGGGATTCGGGGTATTCATGGATTCTGCACCAGACCGGTGGGGGCGTGTGCTAATGGAGCGCCGCGAGGCGGCCGCAGCGGCCAGGGAAGGCCGAACGATGCGCACGTTCCATGAGATAGATTTTTTGCTAGGCGTTTACGACCACACCCGCATGGGTGGGCTGCGTTTCTGCAAGCCTGGAGGTCCGTTCCTCGATAACAGCGACAAGGCTGCCCCGCCGGTAACGGACCTTAAAGAACTGGCGTACATCAGTAAACGCGTTGAGGAACCAGGAGTCGAGAAGCTGCCCGAGTACGAGCGCTGGCTTGCTATGCTTATCGCGCCCGGAACGTCACTCGGCGGCGCGCGGCCGAAGGCGAACTTCACCGACGACAATAAGCGACTCTGGATTGCCAAATTCCCCGCTAAGGATGACCGCTATAACGTCGGCGGCTGGGAATATCTGACACATGTGCTGGCATGTAAGGCAGGCATCACCGTGCCCGAGGCGCGGCTCGAGTATCTATCTGAGCAGTACGCTACATTCTGCTCGGCCCGATTTGACCGTATTGGCAATGGCCGACGCATGTACGCTTCTGCCATGACACTGCTTGAACGACAGGATGGTGAGGCTGGCGCAAGTTACCTGGACTTAGCGGAATTCATTTCCGACCACGGCGCACAGGGACACATTGATGAAGACCTCGCGCAACTATTTCGTCGAGTGCTCTTCAATATTCTTGTCGGCAATCGTGATGACCACTTACGCAATCACGGGTTCATTCGGGAACTATCTGGATGGAGACTCTCCCCTGCGTTTGACCTAAATCCAAACACCACCAAGTTGACTCATGCGCTTGCAATTGATAGCAAAAATGCAGAGCCGGACATTCGAGTAGCAATGGCACAAGCGGAGCTGTACCGATTGGATGAGAAGACCGCCAATAGCATACTCGATGAGGTCCGCAATGCCATTGCAAACTGGCGCGCTGAAGCCAAAAAATTACAGCTCGCTTCTGTAGAAGTGCAGCGCATGGATTCCGTCATCCAAGCTTGA
- a CDS encoding helix-turn-helix domain-containing protein, producing MAKTTLSPFPSVLRQLVALGERMRLARLRRKITAELFSERMGVSRETLRRLENGDPTIAMGTYMRAMRVLGLDGDIDGLARDDELGRKLQDLSLPQPQTRKRTTKSKQNNGPSKPT from the coding sequence ATGGCCAAAACGACACTTTCCCCCTTTCCTTCCGTATTACGACAGCTCGTAGCACTGGGGGAGCGCATGCGGCTCGCGCGACTACGGCGTAAGATAACAGCAGAACTCTTTTCCGAACGCATGGGTGTTTCGCGAGAAACCTTACGGCGGCTGGAAAATGGTGACCCGACTATCGCCATGGGAACGTATATGCGCGCTATGCGTGTACTCGGACTTGACGGCGACATTGACGGACTGGCACGTGATGATGAGCTGGGCCGCAAGCTACAGGACCTTTCATTACCGCAACCGCAGACGCGTAAACGCACCACCAAATCAAAACAAAATAATGGCCCAAGCAAACCGACTTGA
- a CDS encoding BREX protein BrxB domain-containing protein codes for MSSKVAKLISTYSQHLTVPWQAGLAAIQRVIFAVYDKSDELRLRANIGEFELATQSAGKQWLLIDITDAFPEWMAAQEYREAYFESPEDLAGYQAGELTEFVADLNVKIRERITADAGPETVVAILGVGTLFGLARVSSVVEGIKEVVQGRLLVFFPGEYRPENHDYRLFDARDGWNYLAVPLLAKD; via the coding sequence ATGTCGTCTAAGGTCGCGAAATTGATTTCTACATACAGTCAGCACCTGACTGTACCTTGGCAGGCGGGTCTTGCAGCGATTCAGCGCGTTATTTTTGCAGTCTATGACAAGTCTGACGAACTGCGTTTGCGCGCAAATATAGGTGAGTTCGAGCTTGCAACCCAGTCAGCTGGCAAGCAGTGGCTCTTGATAGACATCACGGATGCTTTTCCAGAGTGGATGGCTGCGCAAGAGTATCGCGAGGCATACTTTGAGTCCCCTGAAGATTTGGCAGGATACCAAGCTGGTGAGCTGACCGAGTTTGTGGCGGACCTTAACGTCAAAATAAGGGAGCGCATCACTGCGGATGCAGGGCCAGAAACCGTCGTAGCTATTTTGGGTGTTGGCACATTATTTGGATTGGCGCGTGTATCTTCCGTTGTTGAGGGTATCAAAGAAGTAGTGCAGGGAAGATTGTTGGTATTTTTTCCAGGGGAGTATCGCCCTGAAAATCATGATTATCGACTCTTCGATGCTCGTGATGGCTGGAACTATCTTGCTGTTCCCTTGTTGGCTAAAGATTGA
- the brxC gene encoding BREX system P-loop protein BrxC, with protein MKLSIKKKLRNIMLNRDIYNKLPQENRLVNNGVAEVSEDHSESAQAILRYEVETFVCNGQYEKGLETIFEKFLFNLDAGTEQPGIWISGFYGSGKSHLAKMLRTLWTDYQFADGASARSLAKLPTGVFEHLKELSTQGRRYGSLHAAAGKLGAGAGDKVRLALLGIVFKSKGLPEQYNQAQFVLWMKREEILSLVDAELKAAGRSLAQELPHMYVSSLLAKALLKARPDLAHSEADARKLLKEQFPQVTDVTSEQMTLAIEAALVENGKFPLTLVVLDEVQQYIGNDVEKAFQVQEVTETLSKHFNGKLLFVGTGQSALSGMPNLQRLMGRFPVQIMLGDWDVENVTRQIILAKKPSAQPEIEQVLRNNLGEISRHLRGTKLEHLTDDESILTSDYPLLPVRRRFWERVLRNIDTTGTVSQLRSQLRVVHEAVLATADAPLGHVVSGDFLYDQIAANLVSTAQLPKEVFENVQRFSVGNEDSQLKARLLKLIFLINKLPADAALEIGLKATEDVLADLLVTDLSEGSAELRKRLPALLDELQNKDRLVMALAGGNGTEYRLQTRESSAWYDEFRAQEAELNAAPKRLEQRRSDLLKARFGEVLKKVRVVQGKDNVERRLTTTYDEILPKDNDKNLYLWIQDGWQTEERSVIAEAKAKTADNPTLFAFLPAQHKTELTNVIVALDASNTTLQRKGSPSTEEGRDAQRSMESRLRTAEKELATLLDKLIAGVRVFQAGGQESVDGNELSERINRAAKSSAIRLYSQFDVADHDMWSKVLDEARKGNMEALKAVGHSQEADKHPVCQKLLAYIGPNKKGAEIRENFEAPPFGWPRDAIDGALYALLAAGNIKAIDAASKSLDAKSLDRAKLTQTSFQRESVTITPLQLIKIRSLFSAVGVPCQPKEEQTKLATLLVKLRDQAAKAGGHMPAPEAPKIHVIEAIEAQTGNAQLLELFTHHDEIVGLSKEWTKTADEITKRLPIWRKLTELLHHAKDLGPYAELKAEVDAIEAQRSLLVDPDPVRPLLDKTVDLLRQALNAKLVAFEQAFQQQWEQLQADADWNKLTDNQRAELSAKHSLSASPALQLSTPEQLQDALDDCDLDHWVSKTQALPSRFEAARHAAVQLLKPNVVHVALPKRTLNDEAEVKAWLAEVELLLNSKLKQGPVAL; from the coding sequence TTGAAGCTGAGTATTAAGAAAAAACTAAGGAATATCATGCTGAATCGAGATATCTATAACAAGCTTCCTCAAGAAAATCGTCTTGTAAATAATGGTGTTGCTGAAGTTTCCGAAGACCACTCTGAGTCCGCTCAAGCAATTTTGCGGTATGAGGTAGAGACCTTTGTATGTAATGGTCAATATGAAAAAGGTCTTGAAACCATTTTTGAGAAATTCCTGTTCAACTTGGATGCTGGTACTGAGCAGCCAGGTATATGGATTTCAGGCTTTTACGGTAGCGGTAAGTCGCACTTGGCCAAGATGCTGCGCACACTATGGACCGACTACCAGTTTGCTGACGGTGCGTCTGCGCGAAGTCTTGCAAAACTGCCTACGGGCGTGTTCGAACATCTGAAAGAACTTAGCACCCAAGGGCGTCGTTATGGCTCGCTGCACGCTGCTGCAGGTAAGCTCGGCGCTGGTGCCGGGGATAAGGTACGCCTTGCTTTGCTGGGTATTGTCTTTAAGTCAAAAGGCTTGCCGGAGCAGTACAACCAGGCACAGTTTGTCCTTTGGATGAAGCGCGAAGAAATCTTGTCTCTCGTCGACGCTGAGTTGAAAGCTGCTGGTCGCTCTTTGGCGCAAGAGCTGCCTCATATGTATGTCTCAAGCCTCTTGGCCAAGGCTTTGCTTAAAGCCAGACCCGATTTGGCACACTCGGAAGCAGATGCTCGCAAGCTGCTTAAAGAACAGTTTCCTCAGGTAACTGATGTTACTAGTGAGCAGATGACTTTAGCGATTGAAGCGGCACTGGTTGAAAATGGCAAATTCCCATTAACGCTTGTCGTTTTGGATGAAGTACAGCAGTACATCGGAAATGATGTTGAGAAAGCTTTTCAAGTGCAAGAGGTTACAGAAACGCTCAGCAAGCACTTCAATGGCAAGCTGCTGTTTGTTGGTACGGGTCAGTCTGCGCTCTCCGGCATGCCAAATTTGCAGCGTTTGATGGGGCGCTTCCCTGTACAGATAATGCTTGGTGACTGGGATGTCGAGAATGTTACTCGGCAAATTATTCTGGCAAAAAAACCATCTGCGCAGCCAGAAATTGAGCAGGTTCTGCGCAATAATTTGGGTGAAATTTCACGTCACCTGAGGGGGACGAAGCTCGAGCACCTTACAGACGACGAAAGCATTTTGACCTCGGACTATCCGCTCTTGCCCGTGCGGCGCCGCTTCTGGGAGCGTGTGTTACGAAATATTGACACGACCGGGACGGTCTCTCAGCTTCGTAGTCAGCTACGGGTAGTGCATGAAGCAGTATTGGCTACTGCAGACGCTCCACTTGGCCATGTAGTTTCTGGTGATTTCCTATATGACCAAATTGCCGCAAACCTGGTATCAACCGCCCAGCTACCCAAAGAGGTGTTCGAGAACGTTCAGCGCTTCTCCGTAGGAAATGAAGACAGCCAATTGAAAGCAAGGTTGCTGAAGCTTATTTTTCTCATCAACAAATTACCTGCTGACGCTGCTCTCGAAATTGGCCTTAAAGCAACTGAAGATGTCCTTGCTGACTTGCTTGTGACTGACCTGTCCGAAGGTTCTGCTGAACTGCGTAAGAGGCTGCCGGCACTTCTGGACGAGCTACAAAATAAAGACCGCCTTGTGATGGCTTTGGCGGGAGGCAATGGTACCGAGTATCGTTTGCAGACTCGTGAGTCCAGTGCTTGGTACGATGAGTTCCGTGCCCAGGAGGCCGAACTGAATGCGGCACCAAAGCGGTTGGAACAGCGTCGCTCGGACCTGCTTAAGGCACGTTTTGGCGAAGTGCTTAAAAAAGTGCGCGTGGTGCAAGGTAAAGACAATGTAGAGCGTCGACTGACGACTACTTATGACGAAATCTTGCCGAAAGATAACGATAAAAACCTTTACCTGTGGATTCAGGATGGCTGGCAGACCGAGGAGAGGTCTGTCATTGCGGAGGCCAAGGCCAAAACTGCTGACAACCCCACGCTATTTGCTTTTCTGCCAGCACAGCATAAGACCGAGCTGACGAATGTCATCGTCGCGCTTGACGCATCAAATACAACTCTACAGAGGAAAGGTAGTCCTTCGACTGAGGAAGGCCGAGATGCACAGCGTTCAATGGAAAGTAGGTTACGTACTGCTGAGAAAGAGCTTGCTACGCTGCTTGATAAGCTGATTGCGGGTGTCCGTGTTTTCCAGGCTGGGGGACAAGAGTCTGTAGACGGTAATGAATTGTCGGAGCGCATCAACCGTGCGGCTAAATCGTCTGCAATTCGACTTTACAGTCAATTTGATGTTGCCGACCATGACATGTGGAGCAAGGTGCTGGACGAGGCCCGTAAAGGCAATATGGAAGCCCTCAAGGCAGTAGGGCATAGTCAAGAAGCTGACAAACACCCGGTCTGCCAGAAGCTGCTTGCTTATATTGGTCCCAATAAAAAGGGGGCTGAAATTCGTGAAAACTTCGAAGCACCCCCATTCGGTTGGCCGCGGGACGCTATTGACGGTGCACTGTATGCCTTGCTTGCTGCCGGTAACATCAAAGCTATTGACGCAGCGTCTAAGTCATTGGATGCAAAAAGCCTGGACCGCGCCAAGCTCACCCAAACGAGCTTCCAGCGCGAAAGTGTAACCATCACACCGCTTCAGCTTATCAAGATTCGCTCCTTGTTTAGTGCGGTCGGGGTTCCTTGCCAACCCAAGGAAGAGCAAACCAAGTTAGCTACCTTGCTGGTCAAGCTACGTGACCAAGCTGCCAAGGCCGGTGGCCATATGCCGGCCCCGGAAGCACCCAAGATTCATGTAATTGAAGCTATCGAAGCGCAAACAGGCAATGCGCAGTTGCTGGAGTTGTTCACACACCACGACGAAATCGTTGGTTTGTCTAAAGAGTGGACAAAAACAGCTGATGAAATTACGAAGCGCTTGCCAATTTGGCGCAAATTGACTGAGTTGCTCCATCATGCGAAGGACTTGGGTCCATACGCTGAACTCAAAGCCGAAGTAGATGCTATTGAAGCGCAACGTAGTCTTCTGGTTGACCCTGACCCAGTACGCCCTTTGCTGGATAAGACTGTAGACCTATTGCGCCAGGCATTGAATGCCAAACTGGTGGCTTTCGAGCAAGCTTTCCAGCAGCAGTGGGAGCAACTCCAAGCTGATGCCGATTGGAACAAATTGACGGATAACCAGCGTGCAGAGCTGAGTGCTAAGCACAGTTTATCCGCTTCTCCGGCGTTGCAGCTCAGTACGCCAGAACAGTTGCAAGATGCATTGGACGATTGCGACCTGGACCACTGGGTCTCCAAGACCCAGGCATTGCCCAGCCGATTTGAAGCAGCTCGCCACGCCGCTGTGCAATTGTTGAAGCCGAATGTTGTGCATGTGGCATTGCCAAAGCGTACCTTGAATGACGAGGCAGAGGTCAAAGCCTGGCTTGCAGAGGTTGAGCTGCTGTTGAACAGCAAACTCAAGCAAGGTCCAGTCGCGCTTTAA
- a CDS encoding Eco57I restriction-modification methylase domain-containing protein — translation MAINNIHNQPLAKPLRTQLENTVKTARDVAEKGARAALSQLAVGEAKAPDYLSEELKALRRRMRAHGRALGDAKSADDTQAIQHLVWEMAYEHWHRMLFARFLAENGLLLWEPGAAVSLDDCDALVQEADPTMNLGAKSKWELAGKLAARMLPQVFKPLSPVFELAFAPEHQRELERLLAALTDEVFQASDSLGWVYQFWQAKRKDEVNASEVKIGADELPAVTQLFTEPYMVDFLLHNSLGAWWVTRHPGKPCPVPLTYLRTLDDGTPAAGKFEGWPDRLNEFTLLDPCCGSGHFLVAAFLLLVPMRMAAEGLTAMDAVDYVLQENLHGLELDARCVEIAVFALALAAWRFPDEDGNPLGVRADMPAPQVACCGLKVAAKPEDWMALVPDDAANAVYLRQELRLLHASFAQAPLLGSLLDPARSLKNDLATSSFDTLRDLLGQALATEVPTTLLCQTSELQDDSWDLALTAKGLLDAARLLDGRYHLVVTNVPYLARGKQHDTLKDYCETHYPEAKNDLANVFLERCLELSYEQGEGVVQIVMPQNWLFLTSYKKQRESLLKSVRWNLLARLGPGAFETIGGEVVQAILLTQTRGQTEESFWLHGVDVSAPKAAHEKAALLQGGELATVNQKGLLGNPDARVALVSLAAETFLSDIGLYGKGSTTGDSPRFLLEFWQLNSLGEANIPWADSPRAGDPWSGRSLVTGVPLDNADLRAQLGCWLRGQEVWGRTGVAVNKMKELEPFIYSGEVFDDNVCPIIPKDSQHLPAVWAFVSDPAYRKSVREVDAALKVTAGTLTKVPFDLIHWQQVAVERYPNGLPKPYSDDPTQWLFHGHPQPAIDTLQVAVARLLGYRWPAETDTAMELADEARNWIARCNHLVEHADDDGIVCLPSVRQEHPAHKRLLDLLIDAWDSVLPGSWKPAVLDKLLSDADCAGKGLDVWLREKFFEQHAKRFHHRPFIWHVWDGLKDGFAALVNYHKLDAKNLERLIHTYLGDWIRQQEEGVRNGVDGAEGRLSAAQNLKQRLELILEGEAPYDIFVRWKPLAEQPIGWNPDLNDGVRLNIRPFMAAEVLRINKPPKLNIKWDKDRGKDVESAPWFHKFQGDRINDHHLTLAEKKAAREARHG, via the coding sequence ATGGCAATCAACAATATTCATAATCAACCGCTGGCCAAGCCATTGCGCACCCAGCTTGAAAATACAGTCAAGACAGCTCGGGATGTAGCGGAGAAGGGGGCGCGTGCAGCTCTTAGTCAATTAGCAGTCGGGGAAGCGAAGGCTCCTGATTACCTCTCTGAAGAACTCAAAGCCCTGCGCCGCCGCATGCGTGCCCACGGGCGTGCCTTGGGGGATGCGAAGTCTGCCGATGACACTCAAGCAATACAGCATCTGGTTTGGGAAATGGCTTATGAGCACTGGCACCGCATGCTGTTTGCCCGCTTCCTGGCCGAGAATGGCTTGCTGCTGTGGGAGCCGGGTGCCGCCGTATCATTGGACGACTGTGATGCACTGGTGCAGGAAGCCGACCCGACGATGAACTTGGGTGCCAAGAGCAAGTGGGAGCTGGCTGGCAAACTGGCCGCCCGCATGCTGCCGCAAGTGTTCAAGCCACTGAGCCCGGTGTTTGAGCTGGCGTTTGCGCCCGAGCATCAGCGCGAGCTGGAGCGGCTATTGGCCGCGCTAACTGATGAGGTATTCCAGGCCAGCGACAGCCTGGGTTGGGTCTATCAGTTCTGGCAGGCTAAGCGTAAGGACGAGGTCAACGCCTCGGAGGTGAAGATTGGCGCTGATGAACTGCCCGCCGTCACCCAGCTGTTCACCGAGCCCTACATGGTGGACTTCCTGCTCCACAATTCACTGGGGGCCTGGTGGGTGACTCGCCACCCCGGCAAACCTTGCCCTGTGCCGCTGACTTATCTGCGTACGCTGGACGACGGCACGCCAGCTGCGGGCAAGTTCGAAGGCTGGCCTGACCGCTTGAACGAGTTCACGCTGCTGGACCCATGCTGCGGCTCAGGCCACTTCTTGGTAGCCGCCTTCCTGCTGCTGGTACCCATGCGCATGGCGGCCGAAGGCCTGACGGCAATGGACGCGGTGGACTATGTCTTGCAAGAGAACCTGCACGGCCTGGAACTGGATGCCCGCTGTGTGGAAATTGCCGTGTTCGCACTGGCCCTGGCGGCTTGGCGCTTTCCGGATGAGGACGGCAACCCGCTGGGCGTGCGCGCCGACATGCCTGCCCCGCAGGTGGCCTGCTGCGGCCTGAAGGTGGCGGCCAAGCCCGAGGACTGGATGGCCCTGGTGCCGGACGACGCTGCCAATGCCGTCTACCTGCGGCAGGAACTGCGCCTGCTGCACGCCAGCTTCGCCCAGGCACCACTGCTGGGCAGCCTGCTGGACCCGGCGCGCAGTCTGAAGAACGACCTGGCTACCTCGAGTTTTGACACCCTGCGTGACCTGCTGGGGCAGGCGCTGGCCACCGAAGTCCCGACTACTCTTTTGTGTCAGACCAGCGAATTACAGGATGATAGTTGGGACTTGGCGCTGACCGCAAAGGGTCTTCTGGATGCGGCACGACTATTGGATGGTCGCTACCACCTGGTGGTGACCAACGTTCCGTACCTGGCGCGCGGCAAACAGCACGACACGCTGAAGGACTATTGCGAGACGCACTACCCCGAAGCCAAGAACGACTTGGCCAACGTCTTCCTTGAGCGCTGCCTGGAGCTTAGCTATGAGCAGGGAGAAGGCGTGGTGCAAATCGTGATGCCGCAGAACTGGTTGTTCCTTACTAGTTACAAGAAGCAGCGTGAATCGCTACTCAAGTCAGTGCGGTGGAATCTATTGGCGCGATTAGGTCCAGGTGCATTCGAGACCATCGGTGGAGAAGTTGTACAGGCCATTCTGCTGACTCAGACTCGCGGGCAAACAGAGGAGAGCTTCTGGTTGCACGGTGTAGATGTCAGTGCTCCCAAGGCTGCGCATGAGAAGGCGGCACTGTTGCAGGGCGGTGAACTGGCAACGGTTAACCAGAAAGGACTGCTTGGGAATCCAGATGCCCGAGTTGCGCTGGTGTCACTAGCCGCTGAGACATTCCTCTCAGACATTGGCCTCTACGGAAAGGGCAGCACGACCGGCGACAGCCCTCGCTTCTTACTTGAGTTCTGGCAACTCAACTCCCTTGGGGAGGCGAACATCCCATGGGCTGATTCGCCTCGTGCTGGCGACCCTTGGTCAGGCCGTTCGCTGGTAACCGGCGTTCCGTTGGACAACGCTGACCTCCGCGCACAGCTAGGTTGCTGGTTGCGAGGACAAGAGGTGTGGGGCCGTACCGGTGTTGCGGTTAACAAGATGAAGGAACTCGAACCATTCATCTATTCTGGGGAGGTGTTTGACGACAACGTCTGTCCAATCATTCCCAAGGACAGCCAACATCTGCCCGCAGTCTGGGCCTTCGTCTCTGACCCCGCGTATCGGAAGTCGGTTCGGGAGGTGGACGCAGCCTTAAAAGTGACAGCGGGAACACTGACAAAAGTCCCTTTTGACCTCATCCACTGGCAGCAGGTTGCCGTAGAGCGCTACCCCAATGGCCTTCCCAAACCGTACTCCGACGACCCGACCCAATGGCTATTCCACGGCCATCCGCAACCAGCCATCGACACGCTGCAAGTCGCCGTCGCTCGCTTGCTAGGCTACCGCTGGCCGGCGGAGACTGATACAGCGATGGAATTGGCCGATGAAGCTCGCAACTGGATTGCCCGCTGCAACCATCTGGTTGAACATGCCGACGACGATGGCATCGTCTGCTTGCCCTCGGTAAGGCAAGAGCATCCAGCTCATAAACGGCTTCTTGATTTGCTCATTGACGCCTGGGACTCTGTGCTGCCTGGCAGCTGGAAGCCCGCCGTGCTTGACAAGCTTCTTTCCGATGCCGACTGTGCCGGCAAGGGCCTGGACGTCTGGCTGCGCGAGAAGTTCTTCGAGCAGCATGCCAAGCGCTTCCATCATCGCCCATTTATCTGGCATGTGTGGGATGGCCTGAAGGATGGCTTCGCCGCGCTGGTGAACTACCACAAGCTGGATGCCAAGAACCTGGAGCGACTTATCCATACCTATCTGGGTGATTGGATTCGCCAGCAGGAGGAGGGCGTGCGTAACGGTGTCGATGGTGCCGAGGGTCGTCTGTCTGCTGCACAGAACCTCAAACAGCGTCTAGAGCTTATCCTTGAAGGCGAAGCACCCTATGACATTTTTGTGCGCTGGAAGCCTCTGGCCGAGCAGCCTATTGGCTGGAACCCTGACCTGAACGATGGCGTGCGTCTGAACATCCGCCCATTCATGGCTGCCGAGGTCTTGCGTATCAACAAGCCTCCAAAGCTAAATATCAAATGGGACAAAGACCGCGGTAAGGACGTAGAAAGCGCTCCGTGGTTCCACAAGTTCCAGGGTGACCGTATCAACGACCATCACCTGACATTGGCAGAAAAGAAAGCAGCAAGGGAGGCTCGCCATGGCTGA